Proteins encoded together in one Benincasa hispida cultivar B227 chromosome 1, ASM972705v1, whole genome shotgun sequence window:
- the LOC120079860 gene encoding protein MODIFIED TRANSPORT TO THE VACUOLE 1 yields MDSSRRAVESYWRSRMIDAATSDEDKVTPVYKLEEICEVLRSSHVSIVKEFSEFILKRLEHKSPIVKQKALRLIKYAVGKSGVEFRREMQRNSVAVRQLFHYKGQPDPLKGDALNKAVRDTAHDAISSIFAEEDNKPAPSENLNRRIQGFGNSNYEPPSEDKKSFLSEVVGLGSASIKQGLSNLAQGHSSRKNGTSSQQGFNLQRSLTTEIEYDNRYEPVEYGRETLGTSKSTTSGTWNQDSRVINGNPGSGTSESKTREERLLDSIATAGGVRLQPTRDAIQAFLVEAVKLDALALSNALETKLTSPSWQVRFKALCILESMVRRNDDDHFSIVTSYFSENPDAVIGCSESPQASLREKASKVMPLLDGGKGVPFMNESEKSVPSNTSSTVQMPDLIDTSDAGDYGETNKSLEVENLSSTPLVDDLFGDGLNTVTSTSELKNDDDPFSDVSFHTTETRENSDDLFSGMNFDNNQVTNENKKPASEQKNETGVFDIFGSSSEPAVQEHARKDVNDLISGLSIHEDTLKSKDKGNSKDSLSESLFSVSSQPNHQNQVPQDSLNGMYSSPMVGTNMNATFFPGMTYLPSSTMFNPAFSSQPMAYAPTGNFFTQQQLLSAMSNYQQFGNPNLQSSAGGGVGNGGYSSPLPDIFQPNLAAQSPTSVMNGSKKEDTRAFDFISEHVAAARDPKRVV; encoded by the exons ATGGATTCGAGTCGGAGAGCTGTAGAGTCGTACTGGAGGTCGCGAATGATTGATGCGGCGACTTCTGATGAGGACAAGGTCACGCCGGTGTACAAATTGGAAGAAATTTGCGAGGTTTTGAGATCTTCGCATGTCAGTATTGTCAAGGAGTTTTCGGAATTTATTTTGAAGAGGCTTGAACATAAGAGCCCGATTGTCAAACAGAAG GCTCTTAGGTTGATAAAGTATGCAGTTGGGAAGTCTGGTGTGGAATTCAGAAGGGAAATGCAGAGGAACTCTGTGGCTGTCCGCCAGTTATTTCATTACAAGGGACAACCGGACCCCCTTAAAGGTGATGCACTCAATAAAGCTGTGAGGGATACTGCTCATGATGCTATTTCTTCTATCTTTGCTGAAGAGGATAACAAGCCTGCACCATCTGAGAATCTTAACCGTCGAATTCAAGGTTTTGGGAATTCAAATTATGAACCGCCATCAGAAGATAAAAAATCATTTCTTAGCGAGGTAGTTGGTCTAGGAAGTGCATCAATCAAACAAGGTCTAAGTAATTTGGCACAAGGTCATTCATCAAGAAAGAATGGCACTAGTAGCCAGCAGGGTTTCAACCTTCAGAGGTCATTGACTACTGAAATAGAGTATGATAATAGATATGAACCAGTTGAATATGGCCGTGAAACTCTGGGGACATCAAAGAGTACTACTAGTGGAACTTGGAACCAGGATTCTAGGGTAATTAATGGAAACCCAGGTTCTGGCACTTCAGAGAGCAAAACTCGAGAGGAGAGGTTACTGGATTCCATTGCAACAGCAGGTGGTGTGCGTTTACAACCAACTCGAGATGCCATTCAAGCATTTCTTGTCGAAGCTGTAAAGTTAGATGCATTGGCACTGAGTAATGCTCTCGAAACAAAGCTTACATCCCCATCATGGCAG GTTCGTTTCAAAGCTCTCTGCATCCTTGAGTCGATGGTTAGGAGAAATGACGACGATCATTTTTCAATTGTGACATCTTATTTCAGTGAAAATCCAGATGCAGTGATTGGATGTTCTGAATCTCCCCAAGCATCTCTTAGAGAAAAAGCTAGCAAG GTTATGCCACTTTTAGATGGAGGTAAAGGAGTTCCCTTCATGAATGAGTCCGAGAAGTCTGTACCAAGCAATACCAGTTCCACAGTTCAGATGCCAGACTTAATTGACACTAGTGATGCAGGTGACTATGGTGAAACAAACAAATCCTTAGAGGTGGAAAACCTGTCGAGTACCCCATTAGTTGATGACTTATTTGGAGATGGCCTAAACACTGTCACAAGCACCAGCGAACTAAAGAATGATGATGACCCCTTTTCAGATGTCTCATTTCATACAACTGAAACTAGAGAAAATTCAGATGATCTGTTTTCTGGGATGAATTTTGATAATAATCAGGTtactaatgaaaataaaaagccTGCCTCGGAGCAAAAAAATGAAACTGGAGTTTTTGATATTTTTGGATCAAGTTCTGAACCTGCAGTACAAGAACATGCTAGGAAAGATGTTAATGACCTAATAAGTGGTTTGTCCATCCATGAAGATACCTTGAAGAGTAAAGATAAAGGAAATTCTAAGGATTCGCTGTCTGAATCTTTATTCTCGGTTTCTAGTCAACCCAACCATCAGAATCAGGTTCCTCAAGATTCTTTAAATGGCATGTACAGTTCACCAATGGTTGGGACAAATATGAATGCCACCTTTTTCCCCGGAATGACTTATCTTCCCTCAAGCACGATGTTCAATCCAGCCTTTTCTTCTCAGCCAATGGCGTATGCTCCCACTGGAAACTTCTTTACTCAACAACAATTATTATCAGCCATGTCCAATTACCAACAGTTTGGGAACCCTAATCTCCAATCAAGCGCTGGTGGTGGTGTAGGTAATGGAGGATATTCTTCACCCCTTCCAGACATATTCCAGCCAAATCTTGCAGCACAATCACCTACTTCTGTGATGAATGGTTCAAAGAAGGAAGATACCAGGGCTTTTGATTTTATCTCA GAACATGTTGCAGCTGCTCGAGATCCAAAGAGGGTAGTCTGA